The following proteins are encoded in a genomic region of Cryptomeria japonica chromosome 11, Sugi_1.0, whole genome shotgun sequence:
- the LOC131065350 gene encoding UDP-glycosyltransferase 91D1-like has translation MYNLQFDFSSLEEKMQQLHVMMVPWLSYSHIRAFLELARKLDDQGLKISFLSTPLNSRWIRKQILQLHPIPQIDLLELPLPSVEGLPAGVESTADLKRGGTFGLLVEAMDEWEKPFEALLGRASPDFVIHDITQYCASGVAAKLCIPTIFFVNTSASSSGFLLGHEAAIVEKSTIVPNLTLPPPGFPSAHIRHSSFGAWKNLHRTTSRPVLPVGIQMSDLTPPSTDDHCLAWLDVQKPCSVVVVSLGSECILTPKELAALALGLEESELPFLFILLHQMAAVLPHGFVGRTRGRGLLVTKWAPQLHILAHSSAGAFLTHCGWISVSEGLRFGVPFVTLSMMYEQGLYAKLIAEELKLGVEVRRNEDDSFTKEDVSKAARTLMVEEEGRHFRSRVQEINACLGQE, from the exons ATGTACAACTTGCAATTTGATTTCAGTAGTTTGGAAGAAAAGATGCAGCAGCTCCATGTTATGATGGTACCCTGGCTTTCATACAGCCATATCAGAGCCTTCTTAGAGCTCGCCAGGAAATTAGACGATCAAGGTCTCAAAATTTCCTTTCTCTCCACTCCCCTCAATAGTAGATGGATTAGAAAGCAGATATTGCAGCTGCACCCCATCCCACAAATCGATCTGCTGGAGCTTCCACTGCCCTCTGTAGAAGGGCTGCCTGCAGGCGTCGAGTCAACTGCAGATTTGAAGCGTGGAGGAACATTTGGCCTACTTGTCGAAGCCATGGACGAGTGGGAGAAACCATTCGAAGCCCTGCTGGGAAGGGCTTCACCGGATTTTGTAATCCACGATATCACGCAGTACTGTGCTTCTGGAGTAGCCGCCAAACTGTGCATTCCCACCATATTTTTCGTCAACACGTCTGCCTCCAGTTCGGGCTTCCTTCTAGGTCATGAAGCCGCCATTGTAGAGAAAAGTACAATAGTCCCAAATCTGACACTGCCGCCTCCTGGTTTTCCCTCGGCTCACATCCGCCATTCATCGTTTGGAGCCTGGAAGAACCTGCAT AGAACCACCAGCAGACCCGTGCTTCCCGTGGGGATTCAGATGTCCGATCTAACGCCGCCGTCGACAGATGACCATTGCTTGGCTTGGCTCGATGTTCAGAAGCCCTGTTCGGTGGTGGTGGTGTCACTTGGCAGTGAATGTATTCTCACTCCGAAAGAGCTGGCTGCCTTGGCGCTGGGACTAGAAGAGAGTGAGCTTccatttctctttattcttctccACCAGATGGCTGCTGTGTTGCCCCACGGCTTTGTGGGGCGCACAAGAGGAAGAGGACTATTGGTGACGAAGTGGGCGCCTCAGTTGCACATTCTGGCCCATTCTTCTGCAGGAGCGTTCCTCACTCATTGCGGGTGGATCTCAGTGAGTGAAGGATTGAGGTTTGGCGTACCATTTGTGACACTTTCAATGATGTACGAACAAGGGTTATATGCTAAGCTGATAGCCGAGGAACTCAAGTTGGGGGTGGAGGTCAGGAGAAACGAGGATGATTCTTTTACCAAGGAAGATGTCAGTAAAGCTGCTCGCACATTAATGGTTGAAGAGGAAGGCAGACACTTCAGATCACGTGTTCAAGAAATCAATGCATGTCTTGGACAGGAATGA